The proteins below are encoded in one region of Sminthopsis crassicaudata isolate SCR6 chromosome 1, ASM4859323v1, whole genome shotgun sequence:
- the TUSC1 gene encoding tumor suppressor candidate gene 1 protein, with protein sequence MWRMRGAAARRWGCGGEDGDGDRGVSCGRGQERLARAFGGAGGSGCCCRGGWRGRAGGARQQLEERFADLAASHQEAIRARDERDRQNARLREENGRLRLENRRLKRENRSLFRQALQRQDEEQSREPMRPPQTVAGGGEHCEPDQREEEDSRGHTLGVTADSKGRRAGSVPVEPGSPRALRARLEMLEAMYRRALLQLHHEQQWQHRRTQAQKMEAKDEEEERQLQLQIQAPDPSPFV encoded by the coding sequence ATGTGGCGCATGCGTGGTGCCGCCGCCAGGCGCTGGGGCTGCGGCGGCGAAGATGGCGATGGCGATAGAGGGGTTAGCTGTGGCCGTGGCCAGGAGCGTTTGGCCCGGGCATTCGGAGGGGCCGGCGGCAGCGGCTGCTGTTGCCGCGGCGGTTGGAGAGGCCGCGCGGGCGGTGCCCGCCAGCAGCTGGAGGAGCGGTTCGCGGACCTGGCCGCGAGCCACCAGGAGGCTATTCGCGCCAGGGATGAACGGGATCGGCAAAACGCGCGGCTGCGCGAAGAGAACGGGCGCTTGCGACTCGAGAATAGGCGGCTGAAGCGCGAGAATCGGAGCCTCTTTCGACAGGCGCTACAGCGACAGGACGAAGAACAGTCTCGGGAGCCCATGCGACCCCCCCAGACCGTGGCTGGAGGAGGGGAGCACTGTGAGCCCGaccagagggaggaagaagattcCCGCGGCCACACCCTGGGCGTCACAGCCGACTCAAAAGGAAGGAGGGCTGGAAGTGTACCTGTTGAGCCGGGAAGCCCCCGAGCCCTGAGGGCCCGCTTAGAGATGCTGGAGGCCATGTACCGCAGGGCCCTGCTACAGCTTCACCATGAACAGCAATGGCAGCACCGTCGAACACAGGCCCAGAAGATGGAGGCaaaggatgaagaggaagaaaggcagCTTCAACTCCAGATCCAAGCTCCAGATCCCTCACCCTTTGTCTAG